Part of the Polyangia bacterium genome is shown below.
CAAGCTGCGCGAGCATTGGCGCGGCCACCACCAGGTGCGGGCCATCGACGCCGATCCGCGCGGCGACCAGACCATCGTGCGAACCGAGCTGGGCGCGGGCGATCCGGTGTGGGCGTCGGTCCTGGCCGGCGCCGACGTGGTGGTTCACTGCGCGGCCAACGGCTCGCCTACCCAGTCGTGGGAAGAAGGCCACCGCAACGTGGGCGTGACCTTCAATGTCTTCGAAGCGGCGCGGATGGCGAACGTGCGACGGGTGGTCTACATCAGCTCGAACCATGTGATGGGCGGGTACAAAGATCAGGGAGAGCCGCGCCTGTTGACCGGGACGTTGCCGCCGCGGCCGGGTGTCGTCTGGCAGCGCGACGGTTGGCAACAGACCAGCCACAACTATGGCCTGAGCAAGCTGTGCAGTGAGGAGATCGGCCGCTGCTTCGCCGATGCCCACGGGCTTGAAGTGATCTGCGTGCGCGTCGGTTGGGTGCAGACCGGCGACAATCGCGTCGAAGACATGCCCGCGCACATGGACGATTGGACGCGGGCGATGTGGCTGTCGAACGCCGATCTTTGCCGCTTGCTGGACGCCTGCGTCGGCGCGGCGCTGCCGGGGCGCTTCCTGATCGTCAACGGGATGTCCGCCAATCACGGCATGCGCTGGGACATCGCCGGGGCGCGAGAGACGATTGGCTATGTTGCCGAAGACGGCTGGCCCGGGCGATAAAAGCGCATGGTTTGGGGGAGAATTTCATCTGTTCATGGATCAACAACAGACCCACTTTAAAACCAAATAATTGCCTGCCAGGTCGCCGTTATTGGCCGCGAATCGGATTGACGGCCGGCAGACCATCGTCGAAGCGATGAAGTGGTTGTGGCGCGGCGACCCGATTGATTAGCTTTCAAGGCGGCTTTGAATACCGCCAGGAACGTGATCAGCTTGGCTCCATAGATCGAATACTTCACGTCCTGGACTCCCAATCCAGGTTGTAGCCGTCGTACTTCTTGTCGACCGCCTCGCCGACCATGGCGCTGATGAAGTTGGGTCCACGCTTTGGGCGACCCGAACGTCCCATCGCGGTAAAGTGCGCCGATGAAATTCAAACCGCTTGGCCGCACCGGCGTGCAGGTGTCGGAGCTGTGCATGGGAACGATGTCCTTCGGCGGCGACGCCGACGCCGCCACCTCGGCGGCGCTGTACGCGGCCTGCCGCGACGCCGGGATCAATTTTTTCGATACCGCCGACGTGTACAACAAAGGCCGCTCGGAAGAGATCCTGGCCGGTCTCATCAAGGGCCACCGCGACGAGCTGGTCGTCAACACCAAGTGCTTCGGCGCCACCGGCACCGATGTCAACGCGCGCGGCACCTCGCGCCGACACGTCACGCGCGCGGTCGAGGCCAGCCTGCGGCGGCTGCAGACGGATCGAGTCGACGTGCTGTTCCTGCATCAGGTTGATCCGCTGACGCCGCTGGAAGAATCGCTGCGCGCGCTGGAGGATCTGGTGCGCGCCGGCAAGGTGTTGTACCCGGCGCTGAGCAACCACGCCGCCTGGCAGACGCAGCGAGCGCTGTGTATCCAGGAGGCGCACGGCTGGGCACGCCTGCAGGTGCTGCAGCCAATGTACAACCTGGTCAAACGGCAGGCCGAGGTGGAGATCCTTCCGATGGCGCAGAACAATGGCCTGGCGGTGATTCCGTACAGCCCCGCCGCTGGTGGCTTGCTGTCGGGCAAATACGCGGGGGAGGCCCGGGCCGCCAGCGGTCGGTTGCTGACCAACAAGATGTACGAGGCGCGCTATGGCGAGCCCTGGGTGCACGAAGTGGCGGCGCGCTTCGCCGAATTTTGTCGAGCGCACGGACTGCACCCGGTCAGCGCGGCGGTGGCCTGGGTCGCCGCCCACCCGGCCGTCACGGCGCCGATCATCGGCGCCCGCAACGTCGAGCAGCTGCAGGCGTCGCTGGCCGCGGCGTCGATCGACATGACGCCCGCCCTGC
Proteins encoded:
- a CDS encoding NAD(P)-dependent oxidoreductase codes for the protein MNHRLSIVLTGAAGNLGRKLREHWRGHHQVRAIDADPRGDQTIVRTELGAGDPVWASVLAGADVVVHCAANGSPTQSWEEGHRNVGVTFNVFEAARMANVRRVVYISSNHVMGGYKDQGEPRLLTGTLPPRPGVVWQRDGWQQTSHNYGLSKLCSEEIGRCFADAHGLEVICVRVGWVQTGDNRVEDMPAHMDDWTRAMWLSNADLCRLLDACVGAALPGRFLIVNGMSANHGMRWDIAGARETIGYVAEDGWPGR
- a CDS encoding aldo/keto reductase, producing MKFKPLGRTGVQVSELCMGTMSFGGDADAATSAALYAACRDAGINFFDTADVYNKGRSEEILAGLIKGHRDELVVNTKCFGATGTDVNARGTSRRHVTRAVEASLRRLQTDRVDVLFLHQVDPLTPLEESLRALEDLVRAGKVLYPALSNHAAWQTQRALCIQEAHGWARLQVLQPMYNLVKRQAEVEILPMAQNNGLAVIPYSPAAGGLLSGKYAGEARAASGRLLTNKMYEARYGEPWVHEVAARFAEFCRAHGLHPVSAAVAWVAAHPAVTAPIIGARNVEQLQASLAAASIDMTPALRAELAALSRPPPPATDRLEETAPVGRDQK